CCATTGGCGAACAGATCGCTGGCACTCGGTGCGCGAAAGCCACGCGCGACGTTCACCGCCAGCGAGACCGGGGCGTCGGCGCGATACACCGCGCCGATGGTGCCCGTCATGGCATTGAAGGTCCGCACGGTCGGCGCGAGGGTGAGCGCGGCGCTACCGGGGGTTCGCAGCGACCGCCAGTCGTGGCGGGCGCCGGCCGACAGCGACCAGGGGCCGCGCACGCCCTGCTCGAGCACGTACAGGCCAACGGCGCGGGCCGTGTTGTCGGGGATCAGCGTTTCGGTGCCGAAGGTACGGAATCGCGTTTCCTGCACGGCGGTGCCCACCGTGCCGGTGAGCCCGCGCCACGGCGCGTGATGCCAGTTGGCAAAGGCCGTACCCGTGCGCGACCGCAGTCCGAGATCCACATCGAGCGTAGTGGCATTGACAAACTCGGCGCGGCGGTTCTCCTCGAGCCCCGCCTGCACGTGCAGGCGCTGCGTGCTCCCGCGCACCGTGGCATCGGCGGTCCAGCGCGTGGTGCGAATGCGCTGGCGACCGTCGTAGCCGGGCGCGGTACGCGGATCGTCGGCGATACGAATGGTCTCGTCGCGCGAGCTGCCGGTCAGCGTCAACTCCGCGCGGTCGCGGTGTACGCCCGTGGCGCCTTCGAGGAAATGCGTGGTGTTGCCGGTGTTGAAGACGGTGCCACTGGGCGTGCGCAGGTCGGCGGCCCGTCGCGTGGTGCCGGTGACGCGCCATCCCCACGTGTCGACGGCCCCCTCACCAACGAGCGTGGCCGACGGCGCAGCGTTGGCGGAGTTGTAGGCGAGGGCCATGCGGCCGCGGGCGAGCATGGCGCCGTCGGCCTTGGGAAGCGCGCGGCGGACGACGTTGACCACGCCACCCAGCGCATCGGAGCCATAGAGCACACTGGCCGGGCCCTTCACGACCTCCAGGCGCTCGGCGTCGGCGCTTTCGACATTGGGGGAGTGATCGTGCCCCCACTGCTGTGTTTCGGTACGCTGGCCGTTGGCAAGGGTCACGACCCGGTTGTTCGTGAGCCCGCGAATGACCGGCTTGCCGATGCCGGTGGTCATGGAGAGCGAGCGGACGCCGGGGATCTGCTCCAGCGTCTCGCCGAGCGAGGCCCCCTGGGCGCGCCGCAACTGGGCGCCGGCCATGACGGCCGTGGGCTGCGCCACGCGCCGGGCGTCGGTCGCGACGGCCGTGGCGGTGACCTGCAGGGTCGGCAGGGCCTTGGGGACCGAGTCGCGTCGGGCCGAGTCAGGGCGGGTTTGCGCGCCGAGCGGCAGAGAAACGGCCAGGCAAATCCAATAAATAGGCGAGCACATGACATTAAATTAGGCAAAGCTAAAACGTGGGCAAGGGTTGTTGGAACTGCTCGCACAGAGTGCACAGAGGGCCACAGAGAATCACAGAGGTGCGCTCCGACGGGTTCGAAGCGAACCTCTGTGATTCTTTGTGGCCCTCGGTGGCCTCTGTGCGAGCCGTTCCAGCCAGCTCAGCCCTTCACGATTCGCTGAATCCGCGCCACCGCCTCCGTCACGGCGGTCTCGTCCGGCCCGAACGAGAAGCGCAGGTACTGCCGGAAGCGCGACGTATGGTCCGCGCGGCGCTTGCCGGGGTTGATGTCGAAGAAGAGCCCCGGCACCGTGATGACCCGCTCCTTGAGGGCGGCCTCGAAGAACGCTTCCCCGTCGTTCAGGGGCGCCGGGAGCGAGGCGACGCTCGCCCAGACGTAGAAGCCGCCGTCGGGCTCGTGCTCCACGGTGAGCCCGGCGGCGCGGAGGC
The Gemmatimonadaceae bacterium DNA segment above includes these coding regions:
- a CDS encoding TonB-dependent receptor, whose product is MCSPIYWICLAVSLPLGAQTRPDSARRDSVPKALPTLQVTATAVATDARRVAQPTAVMAGAQLRRAQGASLGETLEQIPGVRSLSMTTGIGKPVIRGLTNNRVVTLANGQRTETQQWGHDHSPNVESADAERLEVVKGPASVLYGSDALGGVVNVVRRALPKADGAMLARGRMALAYNSANAAPSATLVGEGAVDTWGWRVTGTTRRAADLRTPSGTVFNTGNTTHFLEGATGVHRDRAELTLTGSSRDETIRIADDPRTAPGYDGRQRIRTTRWTADATVRGSTQRLHVQAGLEENRRAEFVNATTLDVDLGLRSRTGTAFANWHHAPWRGLTGTVGTAVQETRFRTFGTETLIPDNTARAVGLYVLEQGVRGPWSLSAGARHDWRSLRTPGSAALTLAPTVRTFNAMTGTIGAVYRADAPVSLAVNVARGFRAPSASDLFANGFHEGTRAFEIGQRDLRVETSLNTDAGLRLRTARTSGELTGYVNRIRDYIYLAPVGAAGRALDSLQVRQGNARLIGAEAALSVSLPRGWSSSTTADAVHATNTSDGTALPFVPPFRASSTLRWDERAPGRSLSVTGEWNARQTRTFRSDYAPPASAVLHASAGTSRLTARGLVHLDVSVRNVLNARYRDFMSRYKEFADAAGRTLVVRLSADF